Proteins encoded by one window of Homo sapiens chromosome 10, GRCh38.p14 Primary Assembly:
- the FAM241B gene encoding protein FAM241B isoform X1, with translation MSPVLSGIHSIYSAWVTSVNITDCKPPSISGAAHQGPTAPGRMVRILANGEIVQDDDPRVRTTTQPPRGSIPRQSFFNRGHGAPPGGPGPRQQQAGARLGAAQSPFNDLNRQLVNMGFPQWHLGNHAVEPVTSILLLFLLMMLGVRGLLLVGLVYLVSHLSQR, from the exons ATGTCACCAGTGCTATCTGGAAT ACACAGCATCTACTCAGCGTGGGTCACCTCTGTGAACATCACTGACTGCAAGCCTCCCTCAATTTCTG GTGCAGCCCATCAGGGACCCACAGCGCCTGGGAGGATGGTGCGGATCTTGGCCAATGGGGAAATCGTGCAGGATGACGACCCCCGAGTGAGGACCACTACCCAGCCACCAAGAGGTAGCATTCCTCGACAG AGCTTCTTCAACAGGGGCCATGGTGCTCCCCCAGGGGGTCCTGGCCCCCGCCAGCAGCAGGCAGGTGCCAGGCTGGGTGCTGCTCAGTCCCCCTTCAATGACCTCAACCGGCAGCTGGTGAACATGGGCTTTCCGCAGTGGCATCTTGGCAACCATGCTGTGGAGCCGGTGACCTCCATCCTGCTCCTCTTCCTGCTCATGATGCTTGGTGTTCGTGGCCTCCTCCTGGTTGGCCTTGTCTACCTGGTGTCCCACCTGAGTCAGCGGTGA
- the FAM241B gene encoding protein FAM241B — protein sequence MVRILANGEIVQDDDPRVRTTTQPPRGSIPRQSFFNRGHGAPPGGPGPRQQQAGARLGAAQSPFNDLNRQLVNMGFPQWHLGNHAVEPVTSILLLFLLMMLGVRGLLLVGLVYLVSHLSQR from the exons ATGGTGCGGATCTTGGCCAATGGGGAAATCGTGCAGGATGACGACCCCCGAGTGAGGACCACTACCCAGCCACCAAGAGGTAGCATTCCTCGACAG AGCTTCTTCAACAGGGGCCATGGTGCTCCCCCAGGGGGTCCTGGCCCCCGCCAGCAGCAGGCAGGTGCCAGGCTGGGTGCTGCTCAGTCCCCCTTCAATGACCTCAACCGGCAGCTGGTGAACATGGGCTTTCCGCAGTGGCATCTTGGCAACCATGCTGTGGAGCCGGTGACCTCCATCCTGCTCCTCTTCCTGCTCATGATGCTTGGTGTTCGTGGCCTCCTCCTGGTTGGCCTTGTCTACCTGGTGTCCCACCTGAGTCAGCGGTGA